TCGCCGCCGTCGTCGGGGACGCCAACTCGCCGCTTCGCTCTCTGAGGCAGGCGATGCTGGACGAGAAAACCAGGTGCGACAACGACGCTATCTTGATTCAGCGAGAGAATCCCGCCCTTCCCGCGAAGGACGAGCGTTCCGACGCTCAGTCGGAACCGAGGACTGAGCAGGGCGGGAGTGAATCGCGTAAGCTCTGGTGAGAAGCCGCCGAGTTACTGCTGGTCTTGAGTCTCTAACGTGTCGAGTCCGGCTTCTAACAACTCTGTATAGGCTTCTGATAGCGTCAGGTCGCGTTCCTCTGCGAAGTCTTTGATACGTCCCTGTAACGTGTGGGTTATTTCTACGTTTGGTCGCATAGTCCAACAGTCTTTTATCTACGGAAACCTAACAATCTGTCGTCGTGAAGCGTACCAACACGTTCGCCGTGCGCCCGCTCACCGACGACGATGAGCAGGTGCTACAGGACCTGTTGGACGCGTGTGCCGCTCTCTGGAACGAAATCAATTACCAGCGCCTTATGCGCTACAACGACGAGGACGGCTTCGAGGGCGACGTGTGGGACGCTGATACTGGCGCTCTGGAAGGCAAATACAAAGGCGTTCTCGGCGCGTCCACCGCCCAGACTGTCCGGCGAGTAAACACCGAAGCGTGGCGGTCGTTCTTCGAGAACAAGAAAGCGTATCACGACGAGTCAAACACGTCGGTTACTGAACACCCCGAACCGCCCGGCTTCCGTGGCAACGAGGACGACGGACGTGTTCTCAAAGGCGTCATCCGAAAGGACGCCTACACCGTCGAATGGGGCGACCGCTCCCGGCTAGAGATGGTCGTCGGAAAAGAACTCCGTGATAGGCACAACAGCCCGAAAAGCCGTCTCCGGCTGGAAATCGTTGGCGACCCGAACTGGCCCGACTACGAAGACCAGAGCCGGTTGGAACTGTGGTACGACGAGACTGAGAGCACCTTCCGAGCTTCGCAACCCGTGACTGTTTCTGACGATGTACGGGATCCTCCACTGGCCGATGAAAAGGCCGCTCTGGATATTGGTGCAAACAATCTCGTTGCCTGTACCACCACGACCGGCGAGCAATATCTGTACGAGGGCCGCGAGTTGTTCCAGCGGTTCCGCGAGACGACACGAGAAATTGCCCGGTTGCAGTCCAAGCTACCGGAAGGCCGATACAGTAGCGAGCGTATCAGGCGACTGTATCGGAAACGAACCCGTCGCCGTGACCACGCTCAAGAAGCACTGTGTCGTGACCTGCTGGAACGACTGTACGCCGAGGGCGTGGACACGGTGTATGTCGGTGGCTTGACTGACGTACTCGAAACGCACTGGTCGGTCAGGGTGAACGCCAAGACGCACAACTTCTGGGCGTTCAAGCACTTCACCGAGCGACTGGTCTGTACCGCCGAGGAATACGGCATCTCGGTGGAAGTCCGGTCGGAAGCGTGGACCAGCCAAGAGTGCCCACAGTGTGGCGGCACAGACCGAACGACACGGCATCAGGACACGCTCACCTGCCCGTGTGGATTCGAGGGTCACGCCGACCTTACAGCGTTCGCAAGACGCGACGCGTCTTGCGTGCCCACGAGAACCTTCGGTTCTCGGGACGTCAGAAACGTTCCTGAAGCGGCACACAGAGAAGGCAGTCAGGCCGATGGCCCGGCCCGTGCGGTTCGAGTGGGACGACCACACTTGGTCGGAGTCACCACGCTCTCACGAAAGTCCCAAAGAACAGCGCACAGACCCGAGTACCGTCCACCACAACGGGAATGTTGCCTCCGGGGGATCGTAGACCGACTGAGACTCCCACGGAGGAAACCGCGCCGTTTACGGCGCGGAGGATGTCATTCCAGCGCGGAGATAACTTCGTCGACGAACTGCTCGGGCGGGAGCCCGCCGGTGAACTGTCCGGAATCGTTGACGTTAATCTGTGGGACGCCACGGACGCCGTACTCCTGGGAGAGTTCCATGAACTCCTGGGACTCGATGCCGTCGGCAGTGATCCGGTCGTTCTCGATCGCCATCTGGTGGGCGGCCTGGACTGCGCGCGGGCAGTGCGGACAGGTCGGCGTCACGAACACCTTGATGTTGACGGGCTGGTCGATGTTCTGGACTTTCTCGCGCACGTCGTCGGGGAGGTCCGTCTCGCCCGGACCCTGCGCGACCGCGATGAGCCCCTGCAGGAAGGCGCTGAACTCCTGGCCCGACGGGATGCCGAAGTACCGGACGCCGGTGACGCCGTCGCGAGTGATGACGGTGACGGGCGCGCCGTCGTACTTGGTCGCGCCGAGTTCCTCGGCCAGCGGATCGTCCATGTCGTGGGT
This window of the Halapricum desulfuricans genome carries:
- the pdo gene encoding protein disulfide oxidoreductase, with translation MSVLSADDRSQVNELLTSLEETVTVHVFTEDGCQYCEETLDLYDDVEGESDDVVVETHDMDDPLAEELGATKYDGAPVTVITRDGVTGVRYFGIPSGQEFSAFLQGLIAVAQGPGETDLPDDVREKVQNIDQPVNIKVFVTPTCPHCPRAVQAAHQMAIENDRITADGIESQEFMELSQEYGVRGVPQINVNDSGQFTGGLPPEQFVDEVISALE